The DNA region AAAGAGTTGTTTTAAACAATAACGTTACTCTTAACAGTATTTATGGTAATAATACAGCACTCCATGTTCCATCAGGATCTTCAATGTGTTCATAAGTACCTTGCAATGACATTCCTGTAACTGTGCCATAAAATACATGTCTAGATAATGCTGGGTCTGCATTTTCACCGATATAGGTAAGATTTTTTCCATTTAATGACCAAGTACCCAACGGTACATAACAAGTAGGACAATTATCTCTCACATATTTTGTAGAACCATCTTCATATAAATTTACTTTTGCCGAAACATCATTTCCATTATGGTCTGTCACTATAAATTGCCAATAAGTTTCTTCTAAACTTGCTGTTGTAAAAGATTTTTCTTGACTATAAGTTGTCCCAGAATTAGAAGTAGCAAATACCCTAAAGTAATATGTTGTGTTCGGGTTCAAGTTCTCAATAAGCGAACTGAAAGTTGTAGTTGTTTCTGTAATTTTATTGTTATTTATGGTTGGTTTCGAGGTTTCACTCCAACAAATACCTTTTGATACTATACCGTTATCAGATAATAATTTTCCGTTTACTTTTAAAGAAGTAAATGTAGTTTCTATATTAGCTTCGGTTGATTGAATGATTAGATTTGTATCGTAATTTGGACCATCATTGCCTGAACTGCAATTACTTACTGAAAGAGTTAATGTGAGTAAAAATGCAAACTTAAAAATGGTTTTATTAATGTTAAAAGACATTATATGTAAAGATAAAATATTAAAATTATTTCCTTTACGCTTTAACGTATAACATCTGAAATTATTATAAAAATAACTGAATTATCTATAAAATATAGGTTACGACAAAAGATCAATACAAAGGTTTGTAAGATGAATAATTGCCGCCAAAGGTTATGCCGCTATTCACGGTAAATTTCACCAGATATTGAAGATGTACAGGCTGTGACCGAAGCTATTTTACGCCATAGAATTGTAAAAAACTACAAGGCTGAGGCAGAAGGTATTACCGAAGAACGTATTATAAGGGAATTGTATTAATTTCAGACCTTATCAATCAACTTACACTAAATAGCCAGAGTAGTTTATACGTTTTAATTTTCTTATTATTCTCTTTTCAACAAATAAGTTTATTTTTGTGAGAGTAGGAGGCATGTAAACACCAAAAAAACGAACAAATGGAGCTATTCAGTAAAGTTTTGAAAATAGTTATACTAATTGTATTCTTTATTTCTTGTGGTAAAAAAGAGAAAGAGAAACTGAGAAAATTTCCAACAGTTGGTGAAATTGAAAGACTAGACAAACAACTAGACGAAGTAATTTCACCAGATGCTGTTATTGAAGTGCTGTCAACGGGACATGAATGGTCTGAAGGGCCAATTTGGATTAAAGAAGAACAAAAATTGGTGTATACAGATGTCCGCAACCAAAAAATATTTCAATGGACAGAGAATGATAGTGTAACACTTTATTTGGATATGAAAGATGGAGAT from Aureibaculum sp. 2308TA14-22 includes:
- a CDS encoding fibronectin type III domain-containing protein, translating into MSFNINKTIFKFAFLLTLTLSVSNCSSGNDGPNYDTNLIIQSTEANIETTFTSLKVNGKLLSDNGIVSKGICWSETSKPTINNNKITETTTTFSSLIENLNPNTTYYFRVFATSNSGTTYSQEKSFTTASLEETYWQFIVTDHNGNDVSAKVNLYEDGSTKYVRDNCPTCYVPLGTWSLNGKNLTYIGENADPALSRHVFYGTVTGMSLQGTYEHIEDPDGTWSAVLLP